One window from the genome of Diabrotica virgifera virgifera chromosome 6, PGI_DIABVI_V3a encodes:
- the LOC126886238 gene encoding piggyBac transposable element-derived protein 4-like, with protein sequence MADLNKAGPSGVKRRKTVKVRNEKNLSVEELMQFLYNSDSDEDYEDSDVDNFEIENVSEDSSGSDTEDDVLQNELNNTVADNPDVQITDNEWTETTSGMKQIPFTKRSGLLVDSPGDSAYDWFRLLFDDELLNMIVLQTNSYAVEVLSTSKGCDRSRISLWKELTISELLIFIGLTFHTGTIQLPSIQDYWKKNRLFSTCFSSYMSRDRYLLIMRCLHFAENVKENEPVPVDRLYKVRPLLDHFNNKMKTVYYPGKYLSLDESMILWKGKLVFKQYLPKKRHKYGVKLYMLTEADSTILDIHIYAGAGDATAGKSHTERVVLHLMRNFFDHGHSLHMDNYYNSYNLAKLLLDKNSFCTGTLRKDRKGCPKNVVDAKLKKGQTKSMYLNNVMVGKWRDKRDIIYISTEYKNEMVTVRNRRGDEKIKPLPIIQYNKYMGGVDLQDQMSSYYPPTRKTLRWYKKIGIHLFQLYLQNAHRLYNKYHGNNKMSYYKFRLSILEKLLPEKCQGTAVVTAEVAVTSGVNHTPSKIELHNERGKTLRKKCRTCNKNKIRKDTIYHCQECPDKPGLCLGKCFREYHVSI encoded by the exons ATGGCTGATTTAAATAAAGCTGGACCTTCAGGCGTAAAAAGACGTAAGACCGTGAAAGtgagaaatgaaaaaaatctgAGTGTTGAGGAATTGATGCAGTTTTTATATAATTCAGACTCAGATGAAGATTATGAAGACTCTGATGTAGATAACT ttgaaattgaaaatgtttcgGAAGACTCTTCTGGAAGTGATACTGAGGATGATGTACTACAGAACGAGTTAAATAATACCGTTGCAGATAATCCTGACGTACAGATTACAGACAATGAATGGACCGAAACAACTAGCGGTATGAAACAAATTCCATTTACAAAAAGAAGTGGATTGTTAGTCGATAGTCCTGGTGATAGTGCGTACGATTGGTTTAGGCTGTTGTTTGACGATGAACTTTTAAATATGATTGTCTTACAAACTAACAGTTATGCAGTTGAAGTTCTTTCTACCAGCAAAGGATGTGACCGTTCAAGGATTTCCCTATGGAAGGAATTAACAATATCGGAATTGCTAATATTTATTGGATTAACCTTCCATACAGGAACAATCCAATTGCCTAGCATACAAGACTACTGGAAGAAAAATAGATTATTTTCGACTTGTTTTTCTTCATACATGAGTAGAGACCGCTATTTGCTTATAATGCGATGCCTTCATTTTGCCGaaaatgtaaaagaaaatgaaccaGTTCCAGTAGATCGACTATATAAGGTAAGACCCTTGCTAGATCATTTTAATAACAAAATGAAGACGGTATACTATCCAGGAAAGTATTTATCTCTAGACGAATCTATGATCTTGTGGAAAGGAAAACTGGTATTCAAGCAATATCTCCCTAAGAAACGACATAAGTATGGAGTAAAGCTTTATATGCTGACAGAAGCCGATTCAACAATTTTGGATATCCATATATATGCTGGTGCAGGTGATGCAACTGCTGGTAAGTCTCATACAGAAAGAGTGGTGCTACACCTAATGCGTAATTTTTTCGACCATGGACATTCGCTTCATATGGACAACTATTACAATAGTTATAACTTGGCCAAATTACTACTGGATAAAAATAGTTTTTGTACAGGCACTCTGAGAAAAGATAGGAAAGGCTGTCCAAAAAACGTCGTAGACGCAAAGTTAAAAAAAGGCCAGACCAAAAGTATGTACCTCAACAACGTAATGGTTGGAAAATGGCGAGACAAAAGAGATATCATTTACATTTCAACTGAATATAAAAATGAGATGGTAACCGTAAGAAATAGACGAGGGGATGAGAAAATTAAACCACTGCCAATCAttcaatataataaatatatgggCGGAGTAGATCTTCAAGACCAAATGTCTTCTTATTATCCGCCGACACGCAAAACTTTACGTTGGTACAAAAAAATTGGCATACATCTGTTTCAGCTATATTTGCAAAATGCTCATAGATTGTATAATAAGTACCACGGAAATAACAAAATGTCATATTATAAGTTTCGATTGTCAATACTTGAAAAGTTATTACCAGAAAAATGTCAAGGAACAGCAGTTGTGACGGCAGAAGTAGCAGTTACTTCGGGTGTAAACCACACACCTTCAAAAATTGAGTTACATAATGAACGTGGTAAAACTCTTAGAAAAAAATGTCGGAcatgcaataaaaataagatACGTAAGGATACTATTTATCATTGTCAAGAATGTCCCGATAAACCTGGCCTCTGCTTAGGCAAATGTTTCAGAGAATATCATGTATCAATATAG